Proteins co-encoded in one Pseudochaenichthys georgianus chromosome 22, fPseGeo1.2, whole genome shotgun sequence genomic window:
- the gpr135 gene encoding G-protein coupled receptor 135 gives MDWSASSALLGGGSNYTAAPPGPSFTHQLNTASPVVPRVVSIVTSLVTAITEATVGNTGNTSTFGGQRGGELNAASPPSVLSAVESNSVLQGVAVATQALVLLCIFLLSSLGNSAVVIVIIKHRQLRTVTNAFIMSLSLSDFLTAVLCLPFSFVMLFSKDGTWMFGDGFCVANGFFNTCFGITSTLTMTLISFDRYYAIVRQPQAKIGRQKATQLLIAVWLAAVIFSLPWYLLVRNPPEIHKRGFYHCMYVFHSGTSRVGTTYSICLIVVCYLLPFSLMCFCHYNICKTVRLSEIRVRPVTTYAYLLRFYSEMRTATTVLIMIVFIIFCWGPYCLMGLVTALGDYTFNPAMDTVAIWLAWANGAINPLIYALRNPNISMLMGRSREEGYRTRNIGSYLSNQTQNRDARINQAERIRDRYVTRIGVNNNSRLSSSSPAKGGEVAMWACKNPAVLFCRDAQPDTATLANSDSAPKMKTADTSL, from the exons ATGGATTGGTCTGCTAGCTCGGCCCTGCTGGGGGGTGGCAGCAACTACACCGCTGCCCCCCCGGGTCCGAGCTTCACCCACCAGCTGAACACCGCCTCACCTGTGGTGCCGAG GGTTGTTTCCATAGTGACCAGCCTAGTGACCGCCATCACGGAGGCCACAGTGGGAAACACAGGAAACACGTCCACATTTGGCGGACAGAGAGGGGGCGAGCTGAACGCGGCGTCGCCCCCGTCGGTGCTGAGCGCGGTGGAGAGTAACTCGGTCCTGCAGGGCGTCGCCGTGGCCACACAGGCCCTGGTGCTGCTCTGCATCTTCCTCCTCTCCAGCCTCGGAAACTCGGCGGtggtcatcgtcatcatcaaACACAGACAGCTCCGGACGGTGACCAACGCCTTCATCATGTCGCTGTCGCTTTCCGACTTCCTCACCGCCGTCCTGTGCCTGCCCTTCTCTTTCGTCATGCTCTTCAGTAAGGACGGTACCTGGATGTTCGGTGACGGTTTCTGCGTGGCCAATGGATTTTTCAACACCTGCTTTGGCATCACCTCGACCCTGACTATGACTTTGATTTCCTTCGACAGGTACTACGCCATCGTCAGACAGCCCCAGGCTAAAATCGGCCGCCAGAAAGCCACCCAGTTGTTGATAGCTGTGTGGCTAGCTGCGGTCATTTTCTCCCTGCCTTGGTATCTGTTGGTCCGTAACCCTCCGGAAATCCATAAGCGGGGTTTCTACCACTGTATGTATGTGTTCCACTCCGGGACCTCACGCGTGGGGACTACATATAGCATCTGCCTTATCGTCGTGTGTTACTTACTGCCCTTCTCCCTCatgtgtttttgtcattataacATCTGTAAGACGGTTCGTCTCTCTGAGATCCGAGTCAGGCCCGTCACCACGTATGCGTACTTGCTACGATTTTACAGTGAGATGCGAACAGCCACCACAGTCCTCATTATGAttgtttttataattttttgttGGGGTCCATACTGTTTAATGGGGTTGGTTACAGCATTGGGAGACTACACATTCAACCCTGCGATGGACACAGTGGCTATCTGGCTAGCCTGGGCAAACGGAGCCATCAACCCCCTGATCTACGCCCTGAGGAACCCCAATATATCCATGCTAATGGGGCGGAGCAGAGAGGAGGGCTATCGGACCAGAAATATCGGTTCATACCTTTCCAACCAAACGCAGAACCGCGATGCTCGGATTAACCAAGCGGAAAGGATAAGGGACCGCTACGTGACTCGTATAGGGGTGAATAACAACAGCCGATTGTCCAGCTCGAGTCCTGCTAAAGGAGGCGAAGTGGCGATGTGGGCGTGTAAAAACCCCGCTGTGTTGTTCTGCAGGGACGCTCAGCCCGACACGGCCACACTCGCCAACTCTGACAGTGCTCCGAAGATGAAGACGGCTGACACCAGCCTGTGA